The Hydrogenimonas thermophila genome has a window encoding:
- a CDS encoding sulfotransferase family protein translates to MNKLPSFILVGSAKCGTSFLLKYLRQHPDIFLPRTNELYFHSSFKDYNGPFDKPYEKKVTKTFDDYKKNFEKANDRQIIGEFATDYLYAYENSIESIKKFIGDPKILIILRNPIDRTFSHYKHMLSKFEEPLSFFNALNAQEERRKKGWRWVYQYSRISSYYEQVKAYLENFKNVKVIVYEDLRDNPEQTIDEIYEFLKVKKIHFENISEKVNVKKIQKNRHIAHIGSIISKIEKVLYKKSLLGGYIISKNEIKISLSTLEKTTLYEDRFKTDIAKLESLLNRDLSIWRY, encoded by the coding sequence TTGAATAAGTTACCAAGTTTTATTTTAGTTGGAAGTGCAAAATGTGGAACAAGCTTTTTATTAAAATATTTAAGGCAACATCCTGACATATTTTTACCAAGAACAAATGAATTATATTTTCATTCTAGTTTTAAAGACTATAATGGTCCATTTGATAAACCATATGAAAAAAAAGTTACTAAAACATTTGATGATTATAAAAAAAATTTTGAAAAAGCTAATGACAGACAAATAATAGGAGAATTTGCTACAGATTATTTATATGCTTATGAAAATTCAATTGAAAGTATTAAAAAGTTTATTGGTGATCCTAAGATTTTAATTATTTTAAGAAACCCTATAGATAGAACTTTTTCTCATTATAAACATATGCTTAGTAAGTTTGAAGAACCATTAAGTTTTTTTAATGCATTGAACGCACAAGAAGAAAGAAGAAAAAAAGGATGGAGATGGGTTTATCAGTATAGTAGAATAAGTTCATATTATGAACAAGTAAAGGCTTATTTAGAAAATTTTAAAAATGTAAAAGTCATAGTTTATGAAGACTTAAGAGACAACCCTGAACAAACTATAGATGAGATTTATGAATTTTTAAAAGTTAAGAAAATTCACTTTGAAAATATTAGTGAAAAAGTAAATGTAAAAAAGATTCAAAAAAATAGGCATATTGCTCATATAGGCTCAATCATTTCTAAAATTGAAAAAGTACTTTATAAAAAATCTTTATTAGGCGGATACATAATAAGTAAAAATGAAATAAAAATATCATTAAGTACTTTAGAAAAAACAACTTTATATGAGGATAGATTTAAAACTGATATAGCAAAACTGGAAAGTTTACTAAATCGTGATTTATCAATTTGGAGATATTAA
- a CDS encoding glycosyltransferase, with protein MKITYIANSSVPSTSANSVHVMKMCEAFKKNGINIKLVTPDKGEKELLKNLNEYEFYGITYKFPIKFYKMFFNSMRGIKVYLYYLYVVWKEYKDADIIFTREPIASFFCILFRKKHILELHGQLKFVSYKLFKLFKLFKLFKSRYMLNIIVISTPLKDIYLKDFDIDENKINVLPDGVTVENFTNISKKQLLKSDINIGYTGSLYKGRGIDIILHIASNLTEINFNIYGGEKEQINYWRDYCKKNCLKNVVFFGHIPNKDIPKVLCNQDILLMPYQKKVQTRGIQNTSSWMSPMKMFEYMASGRIVVSSDLPVLREVLNEKNAYLVAPDDKDEWVNMIKYILENREEGIKKAEQAKIDVLKYTWQNRAKTIVDSIKGKL; from the coding sequence ATGAAAATAACATACATAGCAAACTCATCAGTTCCATCAACAAGTGCAAATAGTGTTCATGTAATGAAAATGTGTGAAGCATTTAAAAAGAATGGAATCAATATAAAACTGGTTACTCCAGATAAAGGAGAAAAAGAGTTATTAAAAAATTTAAATGAATATGAGTTCTATGGTATCACATATAAATTTCCTATTAAATTTTATAAAATGTTTTTTAACTCAATGAGAGGTATAAAAGTTTATTTATATTATTTATATGTGGTTTGGAAAGAGTACAAAGATGCAGATATTATTTTTACAAGAGAACCAATAGCTTCATTTTTTTGTATACTTTTTAGAAAAAAACATATTTTAGAATTACATGGTCAATTAAAGTTTGTTTCATATAAATTATTTAAATTATTTAAATTATTTAAATTATTTAAATCAAGATATATGTTAAATATAATTGTAATATCTACACCACTGAAAGATATATATTTAAAAGATTTTGATATAGATGAAAATAAAATAAATGTTTTACCTGATGGTGTAACAGTTGAAAATTTTACAAATATAAGTAAAAAGCAATTGCTTAAAAGTGATATTAACATAGGGTACACAGGAAGTTTATATAAAGGTAGAGGTATAGATATCATTTTACATATTGCAAGCAATCTAACTGAAATTAATTTTAATATATACGGGGGCGAAAAAGAGCAGATAAATTATTGGAGAGATTATTGCAAAAAAAATTGCCTGAAAAATGTAGTATTTTTCGGTCATATACCAAATAAAGATATTCCCAAAGTACTGTGTAATCAAGATATTTTATTAATGCCATATCAAAAAAAAGTTCAAACAAGAGGAATTCAAAACACATCATCTTGGATGTCTCCTATGAAAATGTTTGAATATATGGCAAGTGGAAGAATTGTTGTTTCTTCAGATTTACCAGTATTACGAGAAGTTTTAAATGAAAAAAATGCATATTTAGTTGCTCCAGACGATAAAGACGAGTGGGTAAATATGATTAAATATATTCTTGAGAATAGAGAAGAAGGCATAAAAAAAGCAGAACAAGCTAAAATTGATGTTTTAAAATATACTTGGCAAAATAGAGCTAAAACCATAGTAGATTCTATAAAAGGGAAATTATGA
- a CDS encoding polysaccharide deacetylase family protein: MSSFIFNLFPMYFIKFNPILLYHSLGKNSNFEKNIDHVDLEVLDSTLKTMKKYFKFVFIDEYITAKDKSKLGVITIDDGYKNVIDEALQVFEYQNIPITIFINSSTFEGKIFWRDKIRYIIDNHLEKEFISNSKLGNVKNFYRDTKSPNINSAIVDKKLDLFFEQNNIKIEQSLCFNSKKYLIKHPLIMYGNHTYSHYVLSSLTKDEQYIEISKTKLFLQKQDINLSNVFSIPFGGIDTYNQDTVDIVKDLGYKSMLLSRSRLNNPTKDTFFIERIMLKDNDLSFIKKAYFLSLIKDD; the protein is encoded by the coding sequence ATGAGTAGTTTTATTTTTAATTTGTTTCCTATGTATTTTATAAAATTTAATCCTATTTTGCTTTATCATTCATTAGGTAAAAATAGTAATTTTGAAAAAAATATTGATCATGTAGATCTTGAAGTCTTGGATTCAACTTTGAAAACTATGAAAAAATATTTTAAGTTTGTATTTATAGATGAGTACATAACTGCTAAAGATAAAAGCAAGCTAGGTGTAATTACTATTGATGATGGATACAAAAATGTAATCGATGAAGCATTACAAGTTTTTGAATACCAAAATATTCCTATTACTATATTTATAAACTCTTCTACATTTGAAGGGAAAATTTTCTGGAGAGATAAAATAAGATATATTATAGATAATCATTTGGAAAAGGAGTTTATTAGTAATTCTAAATTAGGTAATGTAAAAAATTTTTATAGAGATACAAAATCTCCAAATATCAATAGTGCTATAGTAGATAAAAAACTAGATCTGTTTTTTGAACAAAATAATATAAAAATTGAACAAAGTTTATGTTTTAATAGTAAAAAATATTTAATAAAGCATCCATTAATTATGTATGGCAATCATACATATTCTCATTATGTATTGTCATCTCTTACAAAAGATGAGCAGTATATTGAAATAAGTAAAACAAAATTATTTTTACAAAAACAAGATATTAATTTATCAAATGTATTTTCTATTCCATTTGGTGGTATTGATACGTATAATCAAGATACTGTTGATATAGTCAAAGATTTAGGCTATAAGTCTATGCTTTTATCAAGAAGTAGATTGAATAATCCAACAAAAGATACTTTTTTTATTGAAAGGATTATGTTGAAAGATAATGATTTAAGTTTTATTAAAAAAGCATATTTTTTAAGTCTAATTAAAGATGATTAA
- a CDS encoding acyltransferase: protein MGLMIYKLINNLRFFKKNNIYISKSANISLLTKVRVLKEGKIKIGSNSKIYENCLIDAGKSKLIIGNNVKIHRLCTLSAGKYSRLIIGDNVLIAEKTSIFASNHQFKEKNILINQRGVISKGIVIEDDVWIGVNCIILDGVKIAKGCVIGGGSVVTKNTEPYGIYVGNPARKIGERV, encoded by the coding sequence ATGGGACTGATGATATATAAATTAATTAATAATTTAAGGTTTTTTAAGAAAAATAATATCTATATTTCAAAATCAGCTAATATAAGCTTATTGACAAAAGTTAGAGTTTTAAAAGAAGGCAAAATTAAAATAGGTAGTAATAGTAAAATTTATGAAAACTGTTTAATAGATGCAGGAAAATCGAAATTAATTATAGGAAATAATGTAAAAATTCATAGATTGTGTACATTGAGTGCAGGTAAATATTCAAGATTAATAATAGGAGATAATGTATTAATTGCAGAAAAGACTTCAATTTTTGCTTCTAATCATCAGTTTAAAGAAAAAAATATTTTAATAAATCAAAGAGGAGTAATTTCAAAGGGCATAGTAATTGAAGATGATGTATGGATAGGAGTAAACTGTATAATTTTAGATGGAGTAAAAATTGCTAAGGGATGTGTTATAGGGGGGGGAAGTGTGGTAACTAAGAATACTGAGCCATATGGTATATATGTAGGCAATCCTGCAAGAAAAATAGGAGAAAGGGTTTGA